The uncultured Bacteroides sp. genome includes the window TCCGCTCTTTCTTTGCTGTTATAGCTCAGCGGTAGAGCACTTCCTTGGTAAGGAAGAGGTCCCGGGTTCAAATCCCGGTAACAGCTCATTAAAAATATGTAAAATAAGTGCTGATTATTAATCAAATAAATAACAAGTAAAGCTATGGCTAAAGAGAAATTTGAACGAACCAAACCGCATGTTAACATTGGTACTATTGGTCATGTCGATCATGGTAAAACAACATTAACTGCTGCTATCACTACAGTGTTAGCTAAAAAAGGCCTTTCAGAAGTTAGATCTTTTGATCAGATTGATAATGCTCCTGAAGAAAAGGAAAGAGGTATTACTATTAACACCTCTCATGTTGAATATCAAACAGCTAATCGTCACTACGCTCACGTAGACTGTCCGGGCCATGCTGACTATGTTAAAAACATGGTTACTGGTGCTGCTCAGATGGATGGTGCAATTATTGTTGTTGCTGCCACTGATGGTCCTATGCCTCAGACTCGTGAACATATTCTATTGGCTCGTCAGGTAAACGTTCCTAAATTGGTCGTTTTCATGAATAAATGTGATATGGTTGATGACGAGGAGATGTTGGAACTTGTTGAAATGGAAATGAGAGAATTACTTTCGTTCTATAATTTTGATGGTGATAATACTCCTATTATTCGCGGATCTGCGCTTGGTGCGTTGAATGGTGTAGAAAAATGGGAAGATAAAGTAATGGAATTGATGGATGCCGTTGATACTTGGATCCCATTGCCTCCGCGTGATATTGATAAACCTTTCTTGATGCCTGTTGAGGACGTATTCTCGATTACTGGTCGAGGTACTGTTGCTACTGGTCGTATTGAAGCTGGAATAATTAAAGTTGGCGATGAAATTCAAATTCTGGGTTTAGGAGAGGATAAAAAGTCGGTCGTTACAGGTGTAGAAATGTTTCGTAAATTACTTGATAGAGGTGAAGCTGGCGATAATGTAGGATTGTTGCTTCGCGGCGTTGATAAGAATGATATTAGACGTGGTATGGTGCTTTGTCATCCTGGGCAGATTAAGCCTCATACAACATTCAAAGCTGAGGTATATATTTTGAAGAAAGAAGAAGGTGGACGCCACACTCCATTTCATAATAAATATCGTCCTCAATTTTATCTTCGTACGATGGATTGTACAGGTGAAATTACTCTTCCTGAAGGAACAGAGATGGTAATGCCAGGCGATAATGTTACGATTACGGTAGAGTTGATTTATCCGGTAGCATTGAACATCGGCCTTCGTTTCGCTATTCGTGAAGGTGGGCGTACTGTTGGCGCTGGTCAAATTACTGAAATTCTGTAAGTAAATAAATAATAAATCAGTTCTTGGTGATTTTTTATCAAGAACTGATTGTATATTCACGGGAGTAGCTCAGTTGGTAGAGCACCGGTCTCCAAAACCGGGTGTCGGGAGTTCGAGCCTCTCCTCCCGTGCTAATATTTTTCAAATGAAGAAAATAGTAGCTTATATCAAAGAATCTTATAACGAACTTGTGCATAAAGTATCGTGGCCGACGTATTCTGAACTGACCAATAGTGCAATAGTTGTTTTGTATGCTTCCCTGCTTATTGCATTGGTGGTGTTTGCGATGGACTTCTGTTTCCAAACATTAATGGAAAAAGTGATTTATCCACATTAATAAAAGGTGAAAAATGTCCGAGATTGAAAAGAAATGGTATGTTTTACGTGCTATAAGTGGGAAAGAAGCTAAAGTTAAAGAGTATCTTGAAGCTGATATTAAAAACAGCGACCTTGGTGAATATGTGTCTCAGATCTTGATCCCGACTGAAAAGGTGTATCAGGTTCGCAATGGTAAAAAAGTTGTGAAAGAGAGAAACTACCTTCCAGGTTATGTTTTGGTTGAGGCTGCTTTGGTTGGTGAGGTTTCTCATCATCTTAGAAATACTCCTAATGTGATAGGTTTCTTGGGTGGTTCTGATAAACCGGTACCGCTTAGACAGTCGGAGGTAAATCGTATACTTGGAACAGTTGACGAACTTCAGGATTCTGGTGAAGAATTAAATATTCCATATGTAGTTGGTGAAACTGTAAAAGTAACTTTTGGCCCTTTTAGTGGGTTTAGTGGTCTCATTGAAGAAGTTAATAGTGAAAAAAAGAAACTTAAGGTTATGGTAAAAATATTTGGGCGGAAAACACCGCTCGAATTAGGCTTTATGCAGGTTGAGAAAGAATAATGCAGGTGTTACGCTGTACTACTCTTCATTAATGTTTATATATAAATTAATAAAAAATGGCTAAAGAAGTTGCTGGACTAATCAAATTACAGATTAAAGGAGGCGCGGCAAATCCATCACCTCCCGTAGGGCCTGCTTTGGGTTCCAAGGGAATTAATATTATGGAATTTTGCAAGCAATTCAATGCCAGAACCCAAGACAAGGCAGGTAAAATATTGCCTGTTGTTATTACTTACTATACGGATAAGTCTTTTGACTTTGTAATCAAAACTCCTCCTGTTGCTATTCAATTGCTTGAGATAGCTAAGGTAAAGAGTGGTTCAGCTGAGCCTAACCGTAAGAAAGTGGCCGAATTGACTTGGGAACAGGTTGGCGCGATTGCTCAAGATAAAATGGTAGACTTGAACTGTTTTACTGTAGATGCTGCCATGAAAATGGTTGCGGGTACAGCAAGAAGTATGGGCATCGTTGTAAAAGGGGAATTCCCAGTTAATAATTAAAATAACTTCAATTGTAATGGGTAAACTGACAAAGAATAAAAAGTTAGCTGCAGGGAAAATTGAAGCAGGGAAGGCATACTCATTAAAAGAGGCCTCGTCTTTGGTGAAGGAGATTTCTTTTACTAAGTTTGATGCTTCTTTGGATATCGATGTGCGTCTAGGTGTTGATCCACGTAAAGCCAACCAAATGGTTAGAGGCGTTGTTTCTCTTCCTCATGGTACAGGTAAAAATATACGTGTTTTGGTGCTTTGTACACCAGATGCTGAAGCTGCTGCAAAAGAAGCGGGTGCTGATTATGTTGGTCTTGATGAATATATTGAAAAGATCAAAGGTGGATGGACAGACATTGATGTAATCATTACGATGCCATCTATAATGGGTAAAATTGGTGCTTTGGGGCGTGTGTTAGGCCCTCGTGGACTAATGCCCAATCCTAAAAGTGGTACTGTTACCATGGATGTTGCTAAGGCTGTAATGGAAGTGAAGCAAGGTAAGATTGACTTTAAGGTTGATAAAAGCGGTATTGTTCATACTTCTATCGGTAAAGTTTCATTTGATGCAGAAAAAATTCGTGATAATGCGAGAGAGTTTATTTCAACATTGAATAAACTGAGACCCACTGCAGCTAAGGGAACATATGTTAAAAGTATTTTTCTTTCTAGTACAATGAGTGCGGGGATAAGAATTGACCCGAAATCTGTCGAGGAAATCTAATAATAAGGAGGAACAATGAGAAAGGAAGATAAAAATACTATCATTGAGCAAATTACTGCTATTGTTAAAGAATATAGCCATTTCTATTTAATAGATATGAAT containing:
- the nusG gene encoding transcription termination/antitermination protein NusG, producing MSEIEKKWYVLRAISGKEAKVKEYLEADIKNSDLGEYVSQILIPTEKVYQVRNGKKVVKERNYLPGYVLVEAALVGEVSHHLRNTPNVIGFLGGSDKPVPLRQSEVNRILGTVDELQDSGEELNIPYVVGETVKVTFGPFSGFSGLIEEVNSEKKKLKVMVKIFGRKTPLELGFMQVEKE
- the rplK gene encoding 50S ribosomal protein L11 produces the protein MAKEVAGLIKLQIKGGAANPSPPVGPALGSKGINIMEFCKQFNARTQDKAGKILPVVITYYTDKSFDFVIKTPPVAIQLLEIAKVKSGSAEPNRKKVAELTWEQVGAIAQDKMVDLNCFTVDAAMKMVAGTARSMGIVVKGEFPVNN
- the secE gene encoding preprotein translocase subunit SecE — its product is MKKIVAYIKESYNELVHKVSWPTYSELTNSAIVVLYASLLIALVVFAMDFCFQTLMEKVIYPH
- the rplA gene encoding 50S ribosomal protein L1: MGKLTKNKKLAAGKIEAGKAYSLKEASSLVKEISFTKFDASLDIDVRLGVDPRKANQMVRGVVSLPHGTGKNIRVLVLCTPDAEAAAKEAGADYVGLDEYIEKIKGGWTDIDVIITMPSIMGKIGALGRVLGPRGLMPNPKSGTVTMDVAKAVMEVKQGKIDFKVDKSGIVHTSIGKVSFDAEKIRDNAREFISTLNKLRPTAAKGTYVKSIFLSSTMSAGIRIDPKSVEEI
- the tuf gene encoding elongation factor Tu; protein product: MAKEKFERTKPHVNIGTIGHVDHGKTTLTAAITTVLAKKGLSEVRSFDQIDNAPEEKERGITINTSHVEYQTANRHYAHVDCPGHADYVKNMVTGAAQMDGAIIVVAATDGPMPQTREHILLARQVNVPKLVVFMNKCDMVDDEEMLELVEMEMRELLSFYNFDGDNTPIIRGSALGALNGVEKWEDKVMELMDAVDTWIPLPPRDIDKPFLMPVEDVFSITGRGTVATGRIEAGIIKVGDEIQILGLGEDKKSVVTGVEMFRKLLDRGEAGDNVGLLLRGVDKNDIRRGMVLCHPGQIKPHTTFKAEVYILKKEEGGRHTPFHNKYRPQFYLRTMDCTGEITLPEGTEMVMPGDNVTITVELIYPVALNIGLRFAIREGGRTVGAGQITEIL